In the Colletotrichum lupini chromosome 4, complete sequence genome, GACATGATGTTCGACGACCTTGCCGACTTGCACCAGATTTGAACCCAAGAAAACGTAACGACCCCCCTGCCGACACCTCCCTCGACCACATCCTATTCTCGACTCTTCCGACAGGCGCCTCCCCTCGCTCCGATATAGCAACTGCGCTTGCCGGCGCTCACCACTTCTCTTGCGATCCACCTAGAAAGAAGCCTTCGCGATGGCTTCCCCTCCATACTCGTACTCTCCGACCGCACACTCACCACCGTATCCGTCACCCGCGCAGCTCCCCATGTCGAACAAGAAGCGAGCATCAGATGGCGCCCCTCCCGGGTCTGCCAAGCGCCGAAAGGCCTCGACACTCTCCGTCACCTCCGCAGCCGCCCACCCCCTTCGTCAGACTTCTTTCCCACCCGAAGCCGGCTCACCATTCCCACGTTCACCCTCGGCCGACAACGCTAGCGTCGTCAGCGGCAGCCAAGTCAGTGCGCCTCCTAAGAAGAAGCGCGGCAGGAAGCCCAAGAACCAGACCAACGTTGAGACCAGAGAACAAACGCCCTCTCTTGTAGGCGGACGCGCACCTACAACTGTCAGCGGCGCAGGCGCTGGAGGCGACGCACAGGAGGAAGGCGCCAATGATGATGAAGACGATAACGATATGCGCATGGCGCTGGTGGATTCTACAGTCAGGACGCAGGAGCAGAAGCAAGAGGAGATAAGACTCCGTGCCATGCTCGTCGAGTCCTTTGACCCAGAACAGTATGATCGCTACGAACTCTGGCGTGCGGCCAAACTCACAGAGTCCGTAGTCAAGAGGGTAAGATTCCTCAACCCGGTTGCCGGCTGGCGCTATGCCATTGTACTGACGAAAGTACCACATAGGTCGTCAATGCGACAGTATCGCAATCCGTCCCACCGAACGTCGCTCTCGCCGTCAAGTCAGTATCGAAGCTTTTCATCGGCGAGCTCATCGAGAGAGCTCGAGATGTGCAAGGAGAATGGATCAAAGGTACTGGCGAAAAGCAGGCAGACGTACCCACGCCGCCGCCCAAAGACGACGCGACGCAGACAGAAGACAGAAGAGGCCCCTTGCGACCAGACCATCTCCGCGAAGCATGGCGACGTTACAAGCTATCGGGAGATGGAGGCTGGGTGGGAATTCAAGGCTTGTGGCATGAGCAGCAGAGCAGCGGCGTGGAGAGATTCCCTGTGCGAACTGGTGGACGACGAGTTTTCCGGTAATGCCATGGCAGAGAGTCCATTTGTGACATGACGGGATGGCGGGGGCGCGGAAGGCAACGGAGAAGCTTGGGAGCCCACTTACATGATACCCAGTCTAACAAACAGTTAGCTTTAACATCGATGGCTCAGGGCTGTCATGATGAATACAGTATTCTAATATGAGAATCACGATTAAGTGAACTCAAGTATCATGGACTGGTGCAAATCTACAAAATAGTACATTACCAAGTAAGTAAGATGTACGCTCCCTATCCAGCAGCAACTGAGGAATCCTCACAAAGCATCATTCCCAAGGCAGCCTAGACTGGACTTCCACACCCAAAGCTCGTAGCCTGGGATTTGCCATTGAACGCCGCAATCAACCCTTCAATCGACGAGTACATGCCCAACGCCGTCGTGACAAGCCCTCCCAGCATGTAGACGATATTCCAAACATTGAAGAGAGGTCTCTTCATGAACCCCCGCCGGTATCGCTGAAATCCACTATCGACATACGCATACCTACCAGTGGTTGGGTCAAACGTTTCCTGTTCCGGCACCATTGCATCCTTCCGAATCCAATACCCAAGGCCCAGCAGCGCCGGCAGAGTGTATGTGAAGCTCAGGATGAACAGCGCCCCGATGAACCCAGATACCAGCGAGAATTGCGGCACAGCGGCGCCGATGATGAAGGCGAGAGCCCAGTACACGGGTATCACCGCCGCCCACAGCATCTTGCCCGCAGACTCGGTCAACGGCGGCGCCCCAAAGATCTCCTGCAGCAGCTCAACGTAAAGAACCTTCATGCCGATATTCCCATACAACCCGGCCGCGATCAAACCCGTCACCAGGCCCAGAATGTTGGTCGCCGTCTGCCACCAGTACGGCGATAGACTCTGCATGGCGGGGTTGAAGGCGTACTGGCCCTGGAAGGAGTACACGTACAACCCGAAGACAAGGTAGCACACGTAGATAAAGACCTCACCGCAGAGAAGGGCCTTCCAAAAGTCCATGGGGTGCCGCATCTCCGCCATGAAGGCCGCGAAGATGAGACAGCCGCCGTACGAGTAGACGGCTTGGTTCAGCCCGTTCATGGAGCCCAGGAAGCCGGAACCGCCCGAAGCCATGCCGGGCGGGGGCGTGCCGGCGTAGGTGATGACGGGTCCGGGTCCGAAGGTGTCGCCGAAGGAGGCCTGGGTCGCGGCGAAGTTGGGAGGGGAGTGTGCCACGACGCCCATGCTGGTTGTCTTTGGTCAACATCAACCCGAACCGAAGACCATTCCAAGACTTACCAGATGAAAATGATGAGTAGATTCACCCACACGGCCAAGTTTGCAATCCACGAAAACCGCTGCAGCGTCCGAATCTGGCCCAAGATGAACCCGGCCGCCATGAAGATGACAAGACAGGCTACGAAGCAGATTCCCGCATTGCCGTTGGGGCCCTTGCTGATCTGCGAGATGGACTGCCCGTTCGCGAGGATCAGGACGGCCACAAACAACATTAGCTGGAGGCCTTGGGCCAAGTTGATGGCGTGCCTTGCCTTGGCGCCAAAGACGCGGAAGTAAAGGTCACCGTAGCCTTTGAGGGGGTATCTGTCCGAGTCGAGGCCGAGGAAAGCTTTGTAGAGGATCCAGCCGGAGCTTGAATTGGTCAGTCACTTGTTGTCCAAGAGGGCGGTCTTTGGGAGACTTACTACAACGACATGACGCCGAAGACAGTGTAGAGCGCGATACCAGGGCCGTAACCCATCTGAGCAAAGGCCCATCTGGTTTCTCGTGTTAGTTACGCTTCAGTCAAGGTTTGAGAGTAGGTGAACCTACGGCGTAGAAAATGGCCCAAGGATATCCGTGGTGATGAGGTAGAACACGGCGCCCCAACCAGCAGTCCTCACCGCCCTACTCGCTGTCTTCCACTCCTCGAGCGTAACGACACCGCCGTCCCTGCTCTCCGCAGATTGCAAAGCCTTATCGCTTCCAGTCCCGTTCTGCTTCTCTCCAACACCAGCACCGACATCCTCATTTCCACTGCCCTCGCTGCCCCCCTGGAACCTTACATGCTCATCACCCTTCCTAAACCGATCTTTCACAACACTCTTGAGCGTCAAGGGTCCTCGAGAGTGTAGATACCGCTCATTTGCCAGCTTCTCCTCAGCACGCGTGACTTCGGCCCAGTAGAGGTACTCTTCAAACGTCACGTTGGGGTCGTGCAGGATCACCGCCGGCGGCTCCATGGTGTAAAAGGTTTGTCCTTGTCCATCTTGGCGGGACGGGGTTTGGTCGAGGAGGGGCTGTGGTTTGTTT is a window encoding:
- a CDS encoding transmembrane amino acid transporter → MSAHHTTPAPTDDIQKAQNKPQPLLDQTPSRQDGQGQTFYTMEPPAVILHDPNVTFEEYLYWAEVTRAEEKLANERYLHSRGPLTLKSVVKDRFRKGDEHVRFQGGSEGSGNEDVGAGVGEKQNGTGSDKALQSAESRDGGVVTLEEWKTASRAVRTAGWGAVFYLITTDILGPFSTPWAFAQMGYGPGIALYTVFGVMSLYSGWILYKAFLGLDSDRYPLKGYGDLYFRVFGAKARHAINLAQGLQLMLFVAVLILANGQSISQISKGPNGNAGICFVACLVIFMAAGFILGQIRTLQRFSWIANLAVWVNLLIIFICMGVVAHSPPNFAATQASFGDTFGPGPVITYAGTPPPGMASGGSGFLGSMNGLNQAVYSYGGCLIFAAFMAEMRHPMDFWKALLCGEVFIYVCYLVFGLYVYSFQGQYAFNPAMQSLSPYWWQTATNILGLVTGLIAAGLYGNIGMKVLYVELLQEIFGAPPLTESAGKMLWAAVIPVYWALAFIIGAAVPQFSLVSGFIGALFILSFTYTLPALLGLGYWIRKDAMVPEQETFDPTTGRYAYVDSGFQRYRRGFMKRPLFNVWNIVYMLGGLVTTALGMYSSIEGLIAAFNGKSQATSFGCGSPV